In Serratia liquefaciens ATCC 27592, the following are encoded in one genomic region:
- a CDS encoding Rsd/AlgQ family anti-sigma factor, protein MLNRLESLTQRVGGSNELVDQWLQARKQLLVAYCTLVGIKPNKEKHTPLNEKALENFCHNLVDYLSAGHFHIYDRIIKQVEGASSPKMTLSVNIYPKLWANTEQIMAFHDRYTEVDIDQDVCLELHQALSDIGETLAARFTLEDKLIQLATEAWQQTMPDKALDQAR, encoded by the coding sequence ATGCTCAACCGTTTGGAAAGCCTGACTCAGCGCGTTGGTGGTAGTAATGAATTAGTTGATCAATGGCTTCAGGCTCGCAAGCAATTGCTGGTCGCCTATTGCACCCTCGTGGGTATCAAACCGAATAAAGAAAAGCATACGCCGCTGAATGAAAAAGCGCTGGAGAACTTTTGCCATAATCTGGTGGATTACCTTTCCGCCGGTCATTTTCATATCTATGACAGAATTATCAAGCAAGTGGAAGGCGCATCCAGTCCGAAAATGACGCTGTCGGTAAACATCTACCCCAAACTGTGGGCAAATACCGAACAGATTATGGCATTTCACGATCGCTATACCGAAGTGGATATCGATCAGGATGTGTGCCTGGAACTCCATCAGGCATTGTCGGATATCGGTGAAACCCTGGCGGCACGTTTTACCCTGGAAGATAAGCTGATCCAACTGGCGACCGAAGCCTGGCAGCAAACGATGCCGGATAAAGCGCTGGATCAGGCACGTTAG